The following are encoded together in the Quercus lobata isolate SW786 unplaced genomic scaffold, ValleyOak3.0 Primary Assembly Scq3eQI_341, whole genome shotgun sequence genome:
- the LOC115973511 gene encoding TMV resistance protein N-like, whose product MASSSSSFPSSSISSTSKWTYDVFLSFSGEDTRNTATGFIYYALVEKGINTFKNDQKLEKGKTIKPELLRAIKESKFAIVILSENYAFSTWCLDELVEIIDCETKKEITVFPIFYNVDPSDVRKQIGTFSLVKHEKHFKEKVETWKAALSHVADLAGYHVKNR is encoded by the coding sequence ATGGCTTCAAGTTCATCATCTTTCCCAAGTTCTTCTATTTCTTCTACTAGCAAATGGACGTATGATGTTTTCTTGAGTTTTAGTGGTGAGGACACTCGCAATACTGCTACGGGCTTTATATATTATGCATTAGTAGAGAAGGGCATTAACACTTTTAAGAATGATCAAaaacttgagaaaggaaaaactattAAACCAGAACTCCTTAGAGCGATCAAAGAATCCAAATTTGCCATAGTCATTCTCTcagaaaattatgcattttccaCTTGGTGCTTAGATGAACTTGTAGAGATCATTGACTGCGAgacaaaaaaggaaataacaGTTTTCCCTATTTTTTACAATGTGGATCCATCTGATGTGCGAAAACAAATAGGAACATTTTCACTTgttaaacatgaaaaacattTCAAGGAGAAGGTGGAAACATGGAAAGCTGCTTTGAGTCATGTGGCCGATCTTGCCGGATATCATGTAAAGAAtaggtaa
- the LOC115973512 gene encoding TMV resistance protein N-like has translation MASSSSSFPSSSISSTSKWTYDVFLSFSGEDTRNTATDFIYYALLEKGINTFEDDQKLEKGKTIKPELLRAIKESKFAIVILSENYAFSTWCLDELVEIIDCETKKEITVFPIFYNVDPSDVRKQIGTFSLVKHEKHFKEKVETWKAALSHVADLAGYHVKNR, from the coding sequence ATGGCTTCAAGTTCATCATCTTTCCCAAGTTCTTCTATTTCTTCTACTAGCAAATGGACGTATGATGTTTTCCTGAGTTTCAGTGGTGAGGACACTCGCAATACTGCTACGGACTTTATATATTATGCATTACTAGAGAAGGGCATTAACACTTTTGAGGACGATCAAaaacttgagaaaggaaaaactattAAACCAGAACTCCTTAGAGCGATCAAAGAATCCAAATTTGCCATAGTCATTCTCTcagaaaattatgcattttccaCTTGGTGCTTAGATGAACTTGTAGAGATCATTGACTGCGAgacaaaaaaggaaataacaGTTTTCCCTATTTTTTACAATGTGGATCCATCTGATGTGCGAAAACAAATAGGAACTTTTTCACTTgttaaacatgaaaaacattTCAAGGAGAAGGTGGAAACATGGAAAGCTGCTTTGAGTCATGTGGCCGATCTTGCCGGATATCATGTAAAGAAtaggtaa